One window of the Pseudofrankia sp. DC12 genome contains the following:
- a CDS encoding acyl-CoA dehydrogenase family protein, which translates to MDAQERDLLAEALRGTMTDTPAGAALDVALAELGWADLLAEEPADAIPLVFALLGQTGAHAPLVNDVLLAAIGAPIGGVVALPYAGGRTVVWERADVVGEGTILDGPVPLRVVAADAADGGKAAADPVALAAGRRALAWWLVGTGRAMLDLARTHALDRNQFGRPVAAFQAVRHRLAETYVALEGAEATLTAADDELGALLAKAAAGQAALDAARHCQQVLGGVGFTAEHDLHHHIRRALTLDGLLGNSRELTREAGALIRARRTAPRLAQL; encoded by the coding sequence TGGACGTGGCGCTGGCAGAGCTCGGCTGGGCGGACCTGCTCGCCGAGGAGCCCGCCGACGCGATCCCGCTGGTGTTCGCCCTGCTGGGGCAGACCGGGGCGCACGCTCCGCTGGTCAACGACGTCCTGCTCGCCGCCATCGGCGCACCGATCGGCGGTGTCGTCGCGCTGCCCTACGCGGGTGGGCGCACGGTCGTCTGGGAACGGGCCGACGTCGTGGGCGAGGGGACGATCCTCGACGGGCCCGTGCCGCTGCGGGTCGTGGCGGCGGACGCGGCCGACGGCGGCAAGGCCGCGGCGGACCCGGTGGCGCTGGCCGCCGGCCGCCGCGCGCTCGCCTGGTGGCTCGTCGGGACCGGGCGCGCGATGCTCGACCTGGCCCGCACCCACGCGTTGGACCGCAACCAGTTCGGCCGCCCGGTCGCGGCCTTCCAGGCGGTCCGGCACCGGCTCGCCGAGACGTACGTCGCGCTCGAAGGCGCCGAGGCCACGCTGACGGCGGCTGACGACGAGCTCGGCGCGCTGCTGGCGAAGGCGGCCGCCGGCCAGGCGGCACTGGACGCGGCCCGGCACTGCCAGCAGGTGCTCGGCGGCGTCGGCTTCACCGCCGAGCACGACCTGCACCACCACATCCGCCGGGCCCTCACCCTCGACGGCCTGCTCGGCAACAGCCGCGAGCTCACCCGCGAGGCCGGCGCCCTCATCCGCGCCCGCCGCACGGCGCCTCGGCTGGCCCAGCTGTAA
- a CDS encoding TetR/AcrR family transcriptional regulator, which produces MSTLSEEPAWKQRAVERSTKAARLRAERKVQQFLEAAQDIIVEKGSTDFTVQEVVDRSHQSLRSFYQHFGGKHELLLALFENALRRSADEIRAAATTEVDPLAGLELAVRMLFASSLPGPESRHPLFTDFATQLLMSYPAEVRSAHEPMLTLFAELMGRVDATGQLRTELRPRRAAAMVMQSVMFLAQSTAVVADSEGSHPLTGDEVWNFCAGGFVRPLVRVTDEPRAARPPRSAG; this is translated from the coding sequence GTGAGCACGCTGAGTGAGGAGCCGGCCTGGAAGCAGCGTGCGGTCGAGCGCTCCACCAAGGCCGCGCGGCTGCGTGCCGAGCGCAAGGTCCAGCAGTTCCTTGAGGCCGCCCAGGACATCATCGTCGAGAAGGGGTCGACCGACTTCACCGTACAGGAGGTCGTCGACCGCTCACACCAGTCACTGCGCAGCTTCTATCAGCACTTCGGCGGCAAGCACGAGCTGCTGCTGGCCCTGTTCGAGAACGCGCTGCGCCGCTCCGCCGACGAGATCCGCGCCGCCGCCACGACCGAGGTCGACCCGCTGGCCGGGCTGGAGCTCGCCGTCCGGATGCTGTTCGCGAGCTCGCTCCCGGGCCCGGAGAGCCGGCATCCCCTGTTCACGGACTTCGCCACGCAGCTTCTGATGAGCTACCCGGCGGAAGTGCGGTCCGCGCACGAGCCGATGCTCACCCTGTTCGCCGAGCTGATGGGCCGCGTCGACGCGACCGGTCAGCTGCGCACCGAGCTGCGGCCGCGCCGGGCGGCCGCGATGGTGATGCAGTCGGTCATGTTCCTCGCCCAGTCGACGGCGGTCGTGGCGGACAGCGAGGGCTCCCACCCGCTCACCGGCGACGAGGTGTGGAATTTCTGCGCCGGGGGGTTCGTCCGTCCCCTTGTCCGGGTGACGGACGAACCCCGCGCGGCCCGGCCGCCCAGGTCAGCGGGCTGA
- a CDS encoding DUF2889 domain-containing protein produces MSSLLTGPAAPGGPAGATPPPRPGLVRRTTTHDSLRLSGLRGPVTLDARGRDLRAGPDGSVSVLAAQRVIVELGFPGRTIARIEAEPAEPRLDALLGVQAASGFRQRVVDALPGDGDSHSVRFQLLDDLPTALLVSGYALQRLAPAPFATGRKRAGLALQYPDLCAGWITGGTIVRGLEETGRVPRPVGPAVGPIEGADPDGWHEAAPLPEHGMRRRRRLDVWREPGEPEIRVECFFRDSHMDEGGIETALHEYTVHATVDPDTTTFTSCVADFGALPWQECPMALASAGRLVGLRPDGLRRHVRDTFTGISTCTHLNDTLRSMEDVGALIDWLPGDQPA; encoded by the coding sequence ATGAGCAGTCTGCTCACAGGACCGGCGGCGCCCGGCGGCCCCGCCGGGGCGACGCCGCCACCGCGGCCCGGCCTGGTCCGCCGCACGACGACCCACGACTCGTTGCGGCTCTCCGGGCTGCGGGGGCCGGTCACCCTCGACGCGCGCGGCCGCGACCTTCGGGCCGGCCCCGACGGTTCGGTGTCGGTCCTGGCGGCGCAGCGGGTCATCGTCGAGCTCGGCTTCCCGGGCCGGACCATCGCGCGGATCGAGGCCGAGCCGGCGGAGCCACGCCTCGACGCGCTCCTCGGTGTCCAGGCGGCGTCGGGCTTCCGCCAGAGGGTCGTCGACGCGCTGCCTGGCGACGGGGACAGCCACTCGGTCCGGTTCCAGCTGCTCGACGACCTGCCGACGGCCCTCCTGGTCAGCGGCTATGCGCTCCAGCGGCTGGCACCGGCTCCGTTCGCGACCGGGCGCAAGCGGGCCGGCCTGGCCCTGCAGTACCCGGACCTGTGCGCCGGCTGGATCACCGGCGGCACGATCGTGCGGGGACTGGAGGAGACCGGGCGGGTACCCAGGCCGGTGGGGCCCGCGGTCGGCCCGATCGAGGGCGCCGACCCGGACGGCTGGCACGAGGCCGCCCCGCTGCCGGAGCACGGGATGCGCCGGCGGCGGCGCCTCGACGTCTGGCGCGAGCCGGGCGAGCCCGAGATCCGCGTCGAGTGCTTCTTCCGCGACAGCCACATGGACGAGGGCGGCATCGAGACCGCGCTGCACGAGTACACCGTGCACGCGACCGTCGACCCGGACACGACGACCTTCACGAGCTGCGTGGCGGACTTCGGCGCGCTGCCCTGGCAGGAGTGCCCGATGGCGCTGGCCAGCGCCGGCCGGCTGGTCGGGCTGCGCCCCGACGGCCTGCGCCGGCACGTCCGCGACACCTTCACCGGGATCTCGACGTGCACCCATCTCAACGACACCCTCCGCTCGATGGAGGACGTCGGCGCCCTCATCGACTGGCTGCCCGGCGACCAGCCCGCCTGA
- a CDS encoding alpha/beta hydrolase domain-containing protein: MARGGIRVPPVEVPVDVLPGIPGPNPSLICQLFGSAVPLPADRVAALYRSREDCLERFTSSADRLVSQGLALAEDRDALRG; encoded by the coding sequence ATCGCCCGCGGCGGCATCCGGGTGCCCCCGGTGGAGGTCCCCGTCGACGTCCTGCCGGGCATACCGGGCCCGAACCCGTCGTTGATCTGCCAGTTGTTCGGCTCGGCCGTTCCGCTGCCCGCCGACCGGGTGGCGGCCCTGTACCGGTCGCGCGAGGACTGCCTCGAACGCTTCACGTCGTCGGCGGACCGGCTTGTCTCCCAGGGACTCGCCCTCGCCGAGGATCGGGACGCGCTGCGTGGGTAG
- a CDS encoding acyl-CoA dehydrogenase family protein: MSESTESLEEFRARARAWIRANLRPLEANEAVGILRPTRTDEEELAAVARDREIQRMLFDAGLAGLCFPREYGGQGLGYEYQRALSAEIAGYEYPARLQVPTFAPCAAVLLEFGTEEQKQAHIPAILKGEEIWMQFLSEPSSGSDVAAALTTATRDGDDWNLNGSKIWTTGAWWSDWALCLARSNWDVPKHRGLTVFIFPLKSPGVDVQRIEMLNGGMEFCQEFMTDVRVPDTARIGQVDDGWTVGTRWMFHERTYASSPYTISTGGNSIHGVSSSWVLDIARSTGGLADPRVRDLVGEGRTLDLVRDALQSRLATGMRSGKMSDQSAAIARLCAGVTSTRLTSIAFDIVGELGAAWSAEDGAGGEVGADFLMRQTATLGGGTTEMARNVISERVLGMPREPSLDRGRAFRDVPRGGRASQS; encoded by the coding sequence ATGAGCGAGAGCACCGAGAGCCTCGAGGAGTTCCGGGCCAGGGCCAGGGCCTGGATCCGTGCGAACCTGAGGCCGCTGGAGGCCAACGAAGCGGTCGGCATCCTGCGCCCGACGCGGACCGACGAGGAGGAGCTGGCCGCGGTCGCCCGCGACCGGGAGATCCAGCGGATGCTCTTCGACGCCGGGCTCGCGGGCCTGTGCTTCCCGCGCGAGTACGGCGGCCAGGGCCTGGGCTACGAGTACCAGCGGGCACTCAGCGCGGAGATCGCCGGCTACGAGTACCCGGCGCGCCTGCAGGTGCCGACGTTCGCGCCGTGTGCGGCGGTCCTGCTGGAGTTCGGGACCGAGGAGCAGAAGCAGGCGCACATCCCGGCGATCCTCAAGGGCGAGGAGATCTGGATGCAGTTCCTGTCCGAGCCGTCCAGCGGCTCGGACGTCGCGGCCGCCCTCACGACCGCGACCCGGGACGGCGACGACTGGAACCTCAACGGCTCCAAGATCTGGACGACCGGCGCCTGGTGGTCCGACTGGGCGCTGTGCCTGGCCCGGAGCAACTGGGACGTGCCCAAGCACCGCGGCCTGACCGTCTTCATCTTCCCGCTGAAGTCGCCGGGCGTCGACGTGCAGCGCATCGAGATGCTCAACGGGGGCATGGAGTTCTGCCAGGAGTTCATGACCGACGTCCGGGTCCCTGACACCGCCCGGATCGGCCAGGTCGACGACGGCTGGACGGTCGGGACCCGCTGGATGTTCCACGAGCGGACCTACGCCAGCTCGCCCTACACGATCAGCACGGGCGGCAACTCGATCCACGGCGTCAGCTCGTCCTGGGTGCTCGACATCGCGCGTTCCACCGGCGGCCTGGCGGACCCGCGGGTGCGCGACCTGGTCGGCGAGGGCCGAACCCTGGACCTCGTGCGCGACGCGCTCCAGAGCCGGCTCGCCACCGGCATGCGCAGCGGCAAGATGTCGGACCAGTCGGCCGCCATCGCCCGGCTGTGCGCGGGCGTGACGTCCACCCGGCTCACCTCGATCGCGTTCGACATCGTCGGCGAGCTGGGGGCGGCCTGGTCGGCCGAGGACGGTGCCGGCGGCGAGGTCGGCGCCGACTTCCTCATGCGCCAGACGGCCACCCTCGGCGGTGGCACCACCGAGATGGCCCGCAACGTCATCTCGGAGCGGGTACTGGGCATGCCACGCGAGCCCTCACTCGACCGCGGCCGCGCGTTCCGCGACGTCCCCCGCGGCGGCCGGGCCAGCCAGAGCTAG
- a CDS encoding acyl-CoA dehydrogenase family protein, with the protein MLLDLTPDQEVFREATARFLADRVPPEEIRRLRDDPAGFTPDFWRAGAELGWTSPLVAEEHGGGSISGAGLTDLTILAHEFGARAAPGPLAAANVVTSALPGALSREGSDGHLAVLEELLSGDAFATCALGEPGLTLGVPDKVRVQVRADGGDVVLDGLARPVESAAQASYILVTAKVAGSETGFAQVLVPTATPGVTVAPLRTVDLTRRFGVVTFDGVRLPAAAVVGSLSDAGEQIEQQFQVAATLACAESVGAMQTSFDTTVRWAFERYSFGRPLASYQELKHRFADMKMWLEASHAICDRAAAAVDAAAPEAAELVTAAKAYIGECSTDLLQDCVQIHGGIGVTFEHDLHFYLRRVTVNRTLFGTPATHRARLAGIFENLKEQA; encoded by the coding sequence ATGCTGCTAGACCTCACTCCCGACCAGGAGGTCTTCCGGGAGGCGACCGCACGGTTCCTCGCCGACCGGGTTCCGCCCGAGGAGATCCGCCGGCTGCGGGACGACCCCGCCGGCTTCACGCCGGACTTCTGGCGCGCCGGCGCCGAGCTGGGCTGGACGTCGCCCCTGGTGGCCGAGGAGCACGGCGGCGGCTCGATCAGCGGTGCCGGGCTGACCGACCTGACGATCCTGGCCCACGAGTTCGGCGCCCGGGCCGCCCCCGGCCCACTTGCCGCGGCGAACGTCGTCACGTCGGCGCTGCCCGGCGCGCTGTCGCGGGAGGGGTCCGACGGCCACCTCGCCGTCCTGGAGGAGCTGCTGTCCGGCGACGCGTTCGCCACCTGCGCGCTGGGCGAGCCCGGGCTGACACTCGGCGTGCCCGACAAGGTCCGCGTCCAGGTGCGGGCCGACGGCGGCGACGTCGTCCTCGACGGGCTCGCGCGCCCGGTCGAGTCGGCCGCGCAGGCCTCCTACATCCTCGTCACGGCGAAGGTCGCCGGGTCCGAGACCGGGTTCGCGCAGGTGCTCGTCCCGACCGCGACGCCCGGCGTCACCGTCGCGCCGCTGCGGACCGTCGACCTGACCAGGCGGTTCGGCGTCGTCACGTTCGACGGCGTGCGGCTGCCCGCCGCGGCCGTCGTCGGCAGCCTCAGCGACGCGGGCGAGCAGATCGAGCAGCAGTTCCAGGTGGCCGCGACACTCGCCTGCGCCGAGAGCGTCGGCGCGATGCAGACCTCGTTCGACACGACCGTCCGCTGGGCGTTCGAGCGCTACTCCTTCGGCCGCCCGCTGGCCTCCTACCAGGAGCTCAAGCACCGGTTCGCCGACATGAAGATGTGGCTGGAGGCGAGCCACGCGATCTGCGACAGGGCCGCCGCGGCCGTGGACGCCGCCGCCCCGGAGGCCGCCGAGCTGGTCACCGCGGCGAAGGCGTACATCGGCGAGTGCAGCACCGACCTGCTGCAGGACTGCGTCCAGATCCACGGCGGGATCGGCGTGACGTTCGAGCACGACCTGCACTTCTACCTGCGCCGGGTCACCGTCAACCGGACCCTGTTCGGCACCCCGGCGACGCACCGGGCCCGCCTGGCCGGGATCTTCGAGAACCTCAAGGAGCAGGCGTGA
- a CDS encoding LLM class F420-dependent oxidoreductase: MRFILNYPETNGTDRDMLDAGPLDEVAAAAEKAGFDGLSLTEHPIPGAGWLERGGHQSLDPFVGLAFAAAATTRLRLMTNLSVATYRNPFLLAKAAATVDKVSGGRLILGLGAGYQKSEFFALGVDAAERGALFEEALDVLPLHWRGEPFSYQGRHFTARNVIARPKPVQDPIPIWIGGNTPAARRRAAQKGQGWLPMMAPPSVAVTAQTTAINSRDELAGLIQGVKDAAAAAGRTEPLDFTCSYSDPVISSTPTIEPDRHREQFAELGKAGATWCVISCHSQSRETTLDFIESFGATYLS; encoded by the coding sequence ATGCGTTTCATCCTCAACTACCCGGAGACCAACGGCACCGACCGCGACATGCTCGACGCCGGGCCGCTGGACGAGGTCGCCGCGGCGGCCGAGAAGGCGGGCTTCGACGGCCTGTCGCTGACCGAGCACCCGATTCCGGGGGCCGGCTGGCTGGAGAGGGGCGGGCACCAGAGCCTCGACCCGTTCGTCGGGCTCGCCTTCGCCGCGGCGGCGACGACCCGGCTGCGGCTGATGACGAACCTGTCCGTCGCCACGTATCGCAACCCGTTCCTGCTGGCCAAGGCGGCGGCTACGGTCGACAAGGTGTCGGGCGGCCGGCTCATCCTGGGCCTCGGCGCCGGCTACCAGAAGTCCGAGTTCTTCGCGCTCGGCGTCGACGCGGCCGAGCGGGGCGCCCTGTTCGAGGAGGCGCTGGACGTGCTGCCGCTGCACTGGCGCGGCGAGCCGTTCAGCTACCAGGGCCGCCACTTCACCGCCCGCAACGTGATCGCCCGGCCCAAGCCGGTGCAGGACCCGATCCCGATCTGGATCGGCGGCAACACCCCGGCCGCCCGGCGCCGGGCCGCGCAGAAGGGCCAGGGCTGGCTGCCGATGATGGCCCCGCCGTCCGTTGCCGTCACCGCGCAGACCACGGCGATCAACTCCCGTGACGAGCTCGCCGGGCTGATCCAGGGCGTCAAGGACGCGGCGGCGGCCGCCGGGCGCACCGAGCCGCTGGACTTCACCTGCTCCTACAGCGACCCGGTGATCAGCTCGACCCCGACCATCGAACCGGACCGGCACCGCGAACAGTTCGCCGAGCTGGGGAAGGCCGGCGCGACCTGGTGCGTCATCTCCTGCCACTCCCAGTCACGAGAGACGACGCTGGACTTCATCGAGTCCTTCGGCGCCACCTACCTGTCCTGA
- a CDS encoding DUF1330 domain-containing protein: protein MPKAYVVFTEAINDPDGMAEYSKLAMASFAGHTARPLAVGPATEVLEGEWHGNQTVILEFDSVEEAKAWYTSEAYAKAIPLRQAAADCSAVIIPGF, encoded by the coding sequence ATGCCGAAGGCGTATGTGGTTTTCACCGAGGCGATCAACGACCCGGACGGGATGGCCGAGTACAGCAAGCTGGCCATGGCCTCGTTCGCGGGGCACACTGCTCGGCCGCTGGCTGTCGGGCCGGCCACCGAGGTCCTTGAGGGGGAGTGGCACGGCAACCAGACGGTCATCCTCGAGTTCGACTCGGTCGAGGAAGCGAAGGCCTGGTACACCTCGGAGGCCTACGCCAAGGCGATCCCGCTGCGGCAGGCCGCCGCGGACTGCAGCGCGGTCATCATCCCCGGCTTCTGA
- a CDS encoding AbrB/MazE/SpoVT family DNA-binding domain-containing protein, with product MRKKVVTIGNSAGITISPAELRALGVSPGDTVEATVRAGVLEVRAVSQHENTPLPELLAVINAARTRS from the coding sequence ATGCGCAAGAAGGTCGTCACGATCGGGAACTCGGCGGGCATCACGATCAGCCCGGCCGAGCTGCGCGCTCTGGGTGTCAGCCCCGGAGACACAGTCGAGGCGACTGTCCGCGCCGGGGTGCTCGAGGTCCGCGCGGTCAGTCAGCACGAGAACACCCCGCTGCCCGAACTCCTCGCCGTGATCAACGCGGCTCGGACTCGTTCGTGA
- a CDS encoding Fic family protein, with product MTWTRQEFLADVAGSGVLPAAYADDVLVRLAHHSAAIEGNTLTLSDAITLLIDERAPVAGTPMRELYEVANHYQALARLLRAIADDEPLTTSLVRDLHSALMDHLAHDHGQYKTSSNIVAGASWRPAPPARVSELMLQWADQAEWQTANLDNEALLEAVASGHIAFERIHPFTDGNGRTGRAIIAYQAIRRFGFPAIIEVGQRPAYLAMLDAQDTPALTRLLAVSLADEAGRRAAT from the coding sequence GTGACGTGGACCAGGCAGGAGTTCCTGGCCGACGTCGCTGGCAGCGGGGTGCTTCCTGCGGCCTACGCCGACGACGTGCTCGTGCGTCTGGCGCACCATTCGGCGGCGATCGAGGGCAACACCCTGACACTGTCAGACGCGATCACCCTGCTGATCGACGAGCGAGCGCCCGTGGCCGGCACGCCGATGCGCGAACTGTACGAGGTCGCCAACCACTACCAGGCCCTCGCCCGCCTCCTGCGGGCCATCGCCGACGACGAGCCCCTGACCACCAGCCTGGTCAGGGACCTGCATTCGGCACTGATGGATCACCTGGCCCACGACCACGGTCAGTACAAGACCTCCAGCAACATCGTCGCAGGCGCCTCATGGCGGCCGGCACCGCCCGCGCGCGTCTCCGAGCTCATGCTCCAGTGGGCCGACCAGGCCGAGTGGCAGACCGCCAACCTGGACAACGAGGCCCTGCTGGAGGCGGTCGCCAGCGGGCACATCGCGTTCGAACGAATCCATCCGTTCACCGACGGCAATGGCCGCACCGGCCGCGCGATCATCGCCTATCAGGCCATCCGTCGGTTCGGATTCCCGGCGATCATCGAGGTCGGCCAGCGACCTGCCTACCTCGCGATGCTCGACGCGCAGGACACGCCTGCCCTGACCCGTCTGCTCGCAGTGTCACTCGCCGACGAGGCGGGTCGGCGCGCTGCGACCTAG
- a CDS encoding aldehyde dehydrogenase yields the protein MQVQDRLFIGGEWVAPSGPDTFDVVSPATEEVIARVAEPTTADVDKAVAAARTAFDEGPWPRLPVAERVAAVRRLAALYKPGRAELAKLISAEMGAPISFAKVGHVAIPMFMMNAFAGIAENLVREERRPGFYGQDILVRKEPVGVVGAVVPWNMPMHLMIGKLVPALLAGCSVVVKPSPETPLDAYWLAGLLAKAELPAGVVSILPAGREIGEYLVAHPGIDQISFTGSTAAGRKVAAACGADLKRVSLELGGKSAAVVLDDADPAAMAKGVQVAGLMNSGQACVAQTRVLVPRSRYAEYVDALAAMVGGLPTGDPSDPATEVGPLVAQRQQERVRGYIELGQKEGARLVVGGGGLPAGVDRGWYVRPTLFADVENSMRIAQEEIFGPVLSVIPYTDEAEAIRFADATEYGLSGSVWTADVERGLGVARRVRSGTFGVNEAYSMDPAAPFGGVKASGIGRELGPEGIEGFLDSKSISVAAAFGENGR from the coding sequence ATGCAGGTACAGGATCGACTGTTCATCGGTGGCGAGTGGGTCGCGCCGAGCGGACCTGACACGTTCGACGTCGTCTCGCCGGCCACCGAGGAGGTCATCGCCCGCGTCGCCGAGCCGACGACCGCGGACGTGGACAAGGCGGTGGCCGCGGCCCGCACGGCGTTCGACGAGGGCCCGTGGCCCCGGCTGCCCGTCGCCGAGCGGGTGGCCGCCGTCCGCCGGCTCGCCGCGCTGTACAAGCCGGGCCGAGCGGAGCTCGCGAAGCTGATCAGCGCCGAGATGGGTGCGCCGATCAGCTTCGCCAAGGTCGGCCACGTCGCCATCCCGATGTTCATGATGAACGCCTTCGCGGGCATCGCGGAGAACCTCGTGCGGGAGGAGCGCCGGCCCGGCTTCTACGGCCAGGACATCCTGGTGCGCAAAGAGCCGGTCGGTGTGGTCGGCGCGGTCGTGCCGTGGAACATGCCCATGCACCTGATGATCGGCAAGCTGGTCCCCGCGCTTCTCGCCGGCTGTTCGGTCGTGGTCAAGCCGTCGCCGGAGACGCCACTGGACGCCTACTGGCTGGCGGGCCTGCTCGCCAAGGCCGAGCTGCCGGCGGGCGTCGTCAGCATCCTGCCGGCCGGGCGGGAGATCGGCGAGTACCTGGTCGCGCACCCGGGAATCGACCAGATCTCGTTCACCGGGTCCACCGCCGCCGGCCGCAAGGTCGCCGCCGCCTGCGGCGCGGACCTCAAGCGGGTGAGCCTGGAGCTCGGCGGCAAGTCCGCCGCCGTGGTGCTCGACGACGCCGACCCGGCCGCGATGGCCAAGGGCGTCCAGGTCGCCGGCCTGATGAACAGCGGCCAGGCCTGCGTCGCGCAGACCCGCGTGCTGGTCCCCCGGTCGCGTTACGCCGAGTACGTCGACGCGCTGGCGGCGATGGTCGGCGGTCTGCCGACCGGCGACCCGTCCGACCCGGCCACCGAGGTCGGCCCGCTCGTCGCCCAGCGGCAGCAGGAGCGGGTGCGTGGCTACATCGAGCTGGGCCAGAAGGAGGGCGCCCGCCTCGTCGTCGGCGGCGGCGGCCTGCCAGCCGGCGTCGACCGCGGTTGGTACGTCCGCCCGACCCTGTTCGCGGACGTCGAGAACTCGATGCGGATCGCCCAGGAGGAGATCTTCGGGCCGGTTCTGTCGGTGATCCCCTACACCGACGAGGCCGAGGCCATCAGGTTCGCCGACGCGACCGAGTACGGCCTGTCCGGCTCGGTGTGGACCGCGGACGTCGAGCGCGGCCTGGGCGTCGCCCGCCGGGTGCGCAGCGGCACGTTCGGCGTGAACGAGGCCTACAGCATGGACCCGGCCGCGCCGTTCGGCGGCGTGAAGGCGTCCGGCATCGGCCGCGAGCTCGGCCCCGAGGGCATCGAGGGCTTCCTCGACTCCAAGTCGATCTCGGTCGCCGCGGCGTTCGGCGAGAACGGCCGCTGA
- a CDS encoding SDR family NAD(P)-dependent oxidoreductase: MTERRTALVTGGGSGIGRAVAHRLAADGFAVAVLDLNSDTTRQVVEEITEAGNEAIAAGGVDVSDRAAVNAAVETVPAQPGPVLALVNSAGITCPQSPEVRLRSLVSDEELAAITAPTLVIWTSDDPSGPAKAGLDTAERLPAGEFRLIKDAGHWPQWEQQEEFDGIAREFVGRGV, encoded by the coding sequence GTGACCGAACGACGAACGGCGCTCGTCACCGGCGGTGGCTCGGGAATCGGGCGGGCGGTCGCCCACCGGCTCGCCGCGGACGGCTTCGCGGTGGCTGTCCTGGACCTCAACTCCGACACGACCAGGCAGGTGGTGGAGGAGATCACCGAGGCCGGCAACGAGGCGATCGCCGCCGGCGGCGTCGACGTGTCCGACCGGGCTGCCGTCAACGCCGCGGTGGAGACCGTCCCTGCCCAGCCCGGCCCGGTCCTGGCCCTGGTCAACAGCGCGGGCATCACCTGCCCGCAGAGCCCGGAGGTCCGGCTGCGCAGCCTGGTCAGCGACGAGGAACTCGCCGCCATCACCGCGCCGACGTTGGTGATCTGGACCAGCGACGACCCGTCCGGCCCCGCGAAGGCCGGTCTGGACACGGCCGAGCGCCTCCCGGCGGGAGAGTTCCGGCTTATCAAGGACGCCGGCCACTGGCCCCAGTGGGAGCAGCAGGAGGAGTTCGACGGGATCGCGCGGGAGTTCGTCGGGAGGGGCGTGTGA
- a CDS encoding fumarylacetoacetate hydrolase family protein, with translation MTAGTESIDAAVERLELAATSGIACAPLVDLLADGDIDTAYQVQRRLTERRLAAGARIVGRKIGLTSAAVQSQIGVDRPDFGVLFDDMSYADGELIPVGRLLQPKAEAEVAFLLARDIDDASGPAVVRAAIALAFPALEIVDSRIAGWKISITDTVADNASSGVFVVGATGTPLAEVEPIDVTMTMRRGGEVVSTGTGADCLGDPLNALAWLAAALIEVGTPLRAGDLVLSGALGPMAAVRPGDVFEAGIAPLGTVTARFSGKD, from the coding sequence GTGACCGCCGGTACGGAGTCCATCGATGCGGCCGTCGAACGCCTGGAGCTCGCGGCCACCAGCGGCATCGCCTGCGCGCCGCTCGTCGACCTGCTCGCCGACGGCGACATCGACACCGCCTACCAGGTCCAGCGCCGGCTGACCGAGCGCCGGCTCGCCGCCGGGGCCCGCATCGTCGGCCGCAAGATCGGTCTGACCTCCGCCGCGGTGCAGAGCCAGATCGGCGTCGACCGGCCCGACTTCGGCGTGCTGTTCGACGACATGAGCTACGCCGACGGGGAGCTGATCCCGGTCGGCCGGCTGCTGCAGCCGAAGGCCGAGGCCGAGGTGGCGTTCCTGCTCGCCCGCGACATCGACGACGCCTCCGGCCCGGCGGTCGTGCGGGCCGCCATCGCGCTGGCGTTCCCGGCGCTGGAGATCGTGGACAGCCGGATCGCCGGCTGGAAGATCAGCATCACCGACACCGTCGCCGACAACGCGTCGTCCGGCGTCTTCGTCGTCGGCGCGACCGGGACTCCGCTGGCCGAGGTGGAGCCGATCGACGTCACGATGACGATGCGCCGCGGCGGCGAGGTCGTCTCGACCGGCACCGGCGCCGACTGCCTGGGCGATCCGCTCAACGCGCTGGCCTGGCTGGCCGCCGCCCTGATCGAGGTCGGGACCCCGCTGCGGGCCGGTGACCTGGTGCTGTCCGGCGCGCTGGGGCCGATGGCCGCGGTCAGGCCCGGCGACGTCTTCGAAGCCGGCATCGCGCCGCTCGGCACGGTCACGGCACGGTTCTCCGGAAAGGACTAG